In Companilactobacillus allii, one genomic interval encodes:
- a CDS encoding C-terminal binding protein: protein MKVYITDCDHDSIDIEKKVFSDAGMEVTLCNAKTEDEVISQCSDGEIFIVQYAKITKKVMDAVPSLKYIVRYGVGVDTIDLPQATKHGIQVGNVPDYGMNEVADHAISLLLSLKRKVVLMNNNTKNNKWDYQKSIPIHRFSEQTVGVIGLGRIGRNFAIKAHALGFHIIGYDPHFKKSEEFSFINNVNLEELIKTSDAISLHIPSDGNIDLFNYEAFKEMKNTAVIINVARGGIINENDLDKALTNGEIAGAGIDCMENEPVPSDDELFRNENLIVTPHMAWYSEEAASELKRKVAEESVRFSKGEKIHYPINSL from the coding sequence ATGAAAGTATATATTACTGATTGTGACCACGATAGTATTGATATAGAAAAAAAGGTTTTTTCTGATGCAGGGATGGAAGTCACTCTATGTAATGCGAAAACTGAAGATGAAGTAATTTCTCAATGTAGTGATGGTGAAATTTTCATTGTTCAATACGCGAAAATAACTAAAAAAGTAATGGATGCAGTTCCATCTTTAAAATATATTGTTAGATATGGTGTTGGTGTCGACACAATCGATTTACCGCAAGCAACAAAGCATGGAATTCAAGTTGGAAATGTCCCTGATTATGGTATGAACGAAGTCGCTGATCATGCTATTTCGTTGTTACTAAGTCTTAAGAGAAAAGTTGTTTTAATGAACAATAATACGAAAAATAATAAATGGGATTATCAAAAATCAATACCAATTCATCGTTTTAGCGAACAAACAGTGGGTGTTATTGGATTAGGAAGAATTGGTCGTAATTTTGCTATAAAAGCGCATGCATTAGGCTTCCACATCATAGGTTATGATCCACATTTTAAAAAATCTGAAGAATTCAGCTTTATTAATAATGTGAATCTGGAAGAATTAATAAAAACCTCAGATGCAATCTCCCTGCATATACCTTCAGATGGCAATATTGATTTATTTAATTATGAAGCATTTAAAGAGATGAAAAATACTGCAGTCATTATTAATGTTGCTCGTGGTGGAATTATTAACGAGAATGACTTAGATAAAGCACTAACCAATGGTGAAATTGCTGGTGCAGGAATAGATTGTATGGAAAATGAGCCAGTACCATCAGATGATGAATTATTTAGAAATGAAAATTTGATTGTTACACCTCATATGGCTTGGTACTCGGAGGAAGCTGCAAGTGAACTAAAACGTAAAGTTGCTGAAGAGTCTGTAAGATTTTCAAAAGGTGAAAAAATTCATTATCCTATCAACAGTCTTTAG
- a CDS encoding sugar kinase: MSEVITIGEPLVIFASKDSDVPLIDAVNFQKLMGGAELNVAIGVRRLGHSVEYISQVGQDPFGDYIIKTILSHDVGTKYISKDENNFTGHQLKQLVTKGDPATFNYRKGSASAHLTSTIINRVDLNDVKIAHMSGIFPAISDIAEETFEVLMNRLVDNGIMITFDPNLRPSLWSSDKKMISTINKMASSADIVLPGINEGKILVGSDDPEVIADYYLKGKRTKTVIVKIGSEGAYVKTRDGDSYTVDGFEVNKIVDTVGAGDGFALGVITALLDGKNMRSAVLRGNAIGALQIQTPGDNDGYPNKVELEEFYKREQVRE, from the coding sequence ATGAGTGAAGTTATTACAATTGGTGAACCACTGGTTATTTTTGCTTCCAAAGATTCGGATGTTCCTTTAATCGATGCCGTCAATTTTCAAAAATTAATGGGTGGTGCTGAATTAAATGTGGCTATTGGAGTACGTCGATTAGGACATTCGGTGGAGTATATTTCACAAGTCGGTCAAGATCCGTTTGGTGACTATATTATTAAGACTATTTTAAGTCATGATGTTGGTACAAAGTATATTTCAAAGGATGAAAATAATTTTACTGGCCATCAATTAAAACAATTGGTTACAAAGGGGGATCCTGCAACTTTCAACTACCGAAAAGGGTCAGCTTCCGCACATTTAACTAGTACAATAATTAATAGAGTTGATTTGAATGATGTTAAAATAGCACACATGTCAGGTATTTTCCCTGCAATTTCAGATATTGCTGAAGAAACATTTGAGGTGTTGATGAATAGATTAGTTGATAATGGCATAATGATCACCTTTGATCCTAATTTAAGACCATCATTATGGAGTAGTGATAAAAAGATGATTAGTACCATTAATAAGATGGCATCATCTGCGGACATAGTTCTTCCTGGAATCAATGAAGGGAAAATTCTAGTCGGATCTGATGATCCTGAGGTTATTGCTGACTATTATTTAAAAGGTAAAAGAACTAAGACGGTAATTGTTAAAATTGGTTCCGAAGGTGCGTATGTTAAAACTAGGGATGGGGATAGTTATACTGTTGATGGTTTTGAAGTTAATAAAATTGTTGATACAGTTGGAGCTGGAGATGGTTTTGCTCTAGGAGTTATTACAGCACTATTGGATGGTAAAAACATGAGATCAGCTGTTCTACGTGGAAATGCTATCGGTGCTTTGCAAATTCAAACTCCTGGCGATAACGATGGATATCCTAATAAAGTGGAACTTGAAGAATTTTATAAAAGAGAACAAGTAAGAGAATAA
- a CDS encoding MurR/RpiR family transcriptional regulator, whose product MNNDFYKQIADKYDGLTANEQLVIDFILASNKPDQLKIKDISGKLFLSSATIVRASKKLGFKSFSQLKFYVSQFVNSKEEKLETENYDKIVDRMQSDFKKTIDMLSEKKISTFVSYINSARRIFCVGSGSSVSVSNDLNRKLKLLNYWSNDYEELYSIRDISDISSDKDVIIIISLGGGNGIVNQYLLEAKSKGTKVISITGTNASSVMKLSDANLLVYESPVPRKRMRSRLMLNVAADMVFEYIINYTYEKK is encoded by the coding sequence ATGAACAATGATTTTTATAAACAAATAGCAGATAAGTATGATGGTCTTACAGCTAATGAACAATTAGTTATAGATTTCATTCTTGCATCCAATAAACCCGATCAACTTAAAATAAAAGATATTTCAGGTAAATTATTTCTTTCTAGCGCAACTATAGTTAGAGCATCCAAAAAGCTTGGGTTTAAGTCGTTTAGCCAATTGAAGTTTTACGTATCTCAATTTGTGAACAGTAAGGAGGAAAAGCTTGAAACTGAAAATTATGACAAGATTGTAGATAGAATGCAGAGTGATTTTAAGAAGACGATTGATATGCTGAGTGAAAAGAAGATTAGCACCTTTGTTTCATATATAAATTCTGCTAGAAGAATATTTTGTGTTGGTAGTGGTTCAAGCGTCAGTGTATCAAATGATTTGAACAGAAAATTAAAACTTTTGAATTATTGGTCCAATGATTACGAAGAACTTTATTCGATTAGAGATATTTCGGACATTTCTAGTGATAAAGATGTAATAATAATTATTTCATTAGGTGGTGGAAACGGTATTGTAAACCAATACTTGCTGGAGGCAAAGTCTAAAGGAACTAAGGTTATTTCTATCACAGGAACTAACGCAAGTTCTGTAATGAAATTAAGTGACGCCAATTTATTGGTTTACGAGTCACCTGTTCCTAGAAAACGTATGAGGTCAAGGCTGATGTTGAATGTGGCTGCTGATATGGTCTTTGAATATATAATTAATTACACTTATGAAAAAAAGTAA
- a CDS encoding aldose 1-epimerase family protein — translation MKSIENEFFKAEINELGAELTSLVDKKSGVNYIWDGNTDVWAKRAPNLFPSIGRSMNDHYYVGGKRYEMPQHGVGFFHNYEAEQISDNSIRFILKSDEETIKYYPFEFEFSIKFELIGRRLRMIDTVKNLNDKFMSFAVGTHPAFNVPIGNIDNNNFEDYYLTFYPEVKKLKYHEFTFKTGVPLRTGRVLNLDSYNGDYLPLSHELFKDGLIVMTEDNKLTGVSLKSKDGNHSINARFNDFPQLCLWTQNDAKAKFLCIEPFYGVSDKYGDEIELKDKEGNCVLEPHQERSFIIDYSIE, via the coding sequence ATGAAAAGCATCGAAAATGAATTTTTTAAAGCTGAGATTAATGAATTAGGTGCAGAGCTCACCAGCTTAGTGGATAAGAAAAGCGGTGTCAACTATATCTGGGATGGTAATACCGATGTATGGGCGAAACGTGCTCCTAACCTATTCCCTTCAATTGGGAGATCGATGAACGATCACTATTATGTTGGCGGAAAGAGATACGAGATGCCACAACATGGGGTCGGTTTCTTTCATAACTATGAGGCTGAACAAATTTCGGATAATAGTATTCGTTTTATTTTAAAAAGTGATGAAGAAACTATAAAATATTATCCATTCGAATTTGAGTTCTCAATCAAGTTTGAGCTTATTGGTAGACGCTTACGTATGATTGACACTGTTAAGAATTTGAATGATAAATTTATGAGTTTTGCTGTTGGAACACATCCAGCTTTTAATGTTCCAATAGGTAATATTGATAATAATAATTTTGAAGACTATTATTTAACATTTTATCCTGAAGTAAAAAAGTTAAAATATCATGAATTCACATTCAAAACAGGAGTTCCTTTAAGAACAGGAAGAGTTCTAAATTTGGATAGCTATAATGGGGATTATTTACCATTAAGTCATGAATTATTTAAAGATGGATTAATAGTTATGACTGAGGATAATAAATTAACTGGAGTTTCTCTTAAATCTAAAGATGGTAATCATTCCATTAATGCACGTTTTAATGATTTTCCTCAATTATGTTTGTGGACTCAAAATGATGCAAAGGCAAAATTTCTTTGCATCGAGCCATTTTATGGAGTTTCAGATAAGTATGGTGACGAGATTGAGTTGAAGGATAAAGAAGGAAACTGTGTGTTAGAACCCCATCAAGAACGTAGTTTTATAATTGATTATTCTATTGAATAA
- a CDS encoding sugar phosphate isomerase/epimerase family protein — translation MSLILNTLIFAKDVENGTSQVSLLECASKLGAYGVEVRREYFKDIKNELSDVARRANEDGLKLYYSVPDVIFEEDGSLNPKITQYFSEGETMGIKKIKFNIGHFDRFTGNLKKVLGELPIDKIEMNVENDQTQISGSVSSLLTFLKAVKENNIDIGYVYDLGNWAFTEQDAVDSAKALATYTRYIHLKNIVSSNGSLSTSADLNNGIFDWKKVLTYLPNNVDLALEYPIDTDEQIKSQMNIVKTLEES, via the coding sequence ATGTCATTAATATTGAATACATTAATTTTTGCTAAAGACGTTGAAAATGGAACTAGTCAGGTTAGTTTATTAGAATGTGCATCAAAGTTGGGTGCTTATGGCGTCGAGGTACGTCGAGAATATTTTAAGGATATCAAAAATGAGTTATCAGATGTAGCAAGACGGGCAAATGAAGATGGATTAAAATTATATTACAGTGTACCAGACGTTATCTTTGAAGAAGATGGTTCCCTAAATCCTAAGATTACACAGTACTTTTCAGAGGGAGAAACAATGGGAATTAAAAAAATCAAGTTCAACATAGGACACTTTGACAGATTTACTGGTAATCTGAAAAAAGTCTTAGGTGAACTTCCGATTGATAAAATAGAAATGAATGTTGAAAATGATCAAACACAGATTTCTGGATCTGTTTCGTCGTTACTAACTTTTTTAAAAGCTGTAAAAGAAAATAACATAGATATTGGATATGTGTATGATCTTGGAAATTGGGCTTTTACAGAACAGGATGCTGTTGATAGTGCAAAGGCATTAGCGACGTATACCAGATACATTCATTTGAAAAACATTGTAAGTTCAAATGGATCATTGTCAACTTCGGCTGATTTAAATAATGGAATCTTTGATTGGAAAAAAGTACTTACATATTTGCCGAATAATGTGGATTTGGCTCTTGAATATCCAATAGATACGGATGAACAAATAAAATCACAAATGAATATAGTTAAAACGTTGGAGGAATCTTAA
- a CDS encoding MFS transporter: MRKRKYLLLDACILLLSLGLIYAYTIVMIPLKNEFDWRPSELSMIFVLSIISFTIGNIIAGRLLKIYSVKVVFNLGAACIFIGFVGSALANTPYDLLVIYTLYGVVTSLGIGFVYNGILPTITAWYPDKVGKAQGALLMSYGMGAFILGPIITKIYSILPWRPVFVAIGIIFTGLVVFSSFVIKNPTPEDHIVKITVDNVDSSATIEDKDFHYMLHDPVFYLFYMWMVLLGGVGLGILGIGKSLPDQHNIETTLAAVIVGLVSLGNGGGRLIGGFILDKFGRSKTMLFSNFLYIIAIGLLLLSEYNNNVLILSLGCLLCGMSFGSILIIMTYFTKTVWGLKNMALNFGVINSYGIISVFIGSYGSSKIYEYTGSYVSVFIIMLVMVVLAMVLLALLNRYLESHKKVTNIDALNLGGK, encoded by the coding sequence GTGAGAAAAAGAAAATATCTTTTATTAGATGCATGTATATTGCTACTTTCCTTAGGATTGATATATGCATATACCATAGTAATGATTCCTTTGAAAAATGAATTTGATTGGAGACCGTCTGAACTTTCTATGATTTTTGTGCTCTCAATAATAAGCTTTACCATTGGTAATATAATTGCTGGAAGATTATTGAAAATATATTCTGTTAAAGTTGTTTTTAACCTTGGAGCAGCTTGCATATTTATTGGCTTTGTTGGTTCAGCATTGGCTAACACTCCATATGATTTATTAGTTATTTATACATTATATGGAGTGGTAACTAGTCTTGGTATCGGATTTGTTTATAATGGAATATTGCCCACGATTACTGCCTGGTATCCAGATAAAGTTGGAAAAGCTCAAGGAGCATTGTTAATGAGTTACGGAATGGGTGCTTTTATATTAGGCCCCATTATTACTAAGATTTATTCTATTCTACCGTGGAGGCCTGTGTTTGTAGCAATTGGCATTATTTTTACTGGATTGGTGGTATTTAGTTCGTTTGTCATAAAAAATCCAACACCTGAAGATCATATTGTGAAAATCACTGTTGATAATGTCGACTCATCAGCAACAATAGAGGACAAAGACTTTCATTATATGTTACATGATCCAGTCTTCTATCTATTTTATATGTGGATGGTTTTGTTAGGTGGAGTTGGATTAGGAATATTGGGTATCGGAAAAAGTTTGCCAGATCAGCACAATATCGAAACAACTTTAGCAGCTGTAATTGTTGGTTTAGTTAGTTTAGGTAATGGTGGTGGGCGACTAATAGGTGGTTTTATATTAGACAAATTTGGAAGAAGCAAAACAATGCTATTTTCAAATTTCCTGTACATCATTGCGATAGGTCTTTTACTGCTATCTGAATATAATAATAATGTTTTAATACTATCTTTGGGATGCTTACTATGTGGCATGTCATTTGGATCGATATTAATTATAATGACATATTTTACTAAAACTGTTTGGGGTCTTAAGAATATGGCTTTGAATTTTGGCGTGATTAACAGTTACGGAATTATTTCAGTCTTCATTGGATCTTACGGATCTAGCAAAATATATGAGTATACCGGGTCGTATGTTTCAGTCTTCATTATTATGTTGGTTATGGTAGTACTGGCAATGGTGCTTCTAGCATTACTAAATAGATATTTAGAATCACATAAAAAAGTTACAAATATAGATGCTTTAAATTTAGGAGGAAAATAA
- a CDS encoding SDR family oxidoreductase: MNLNDLTGKKAIVTGAAQGLSHGMAEGLLEAGAEVTILDINSKAVDVAKKFTQNGFTCHAVIADLGNDIDRDKAFEEAVQKLGGHLDILVNGAGVQRRHKSEEFPMEDWDFVINVNLRAVFGLCKLAGQQFIKQEGKGKIINIASMLSFFGGYTVPAYAASKGGVAQLIKALCNEWADKGINVNALAPGYMATEMNTALLDPKNPRYETITNRIPAKAWGQPEDMKGPVVWLASDASNYINGAIIPVDGGYLVK, translated from the coding sequence ATGAATTTGAACGATTTAACAGGGAAAAAAGCAATTGTTACAGGCGCTGCACAGGGACTAAGTCATGGAATGGCAGAGGGGTTACTTGAAGCAGGAGCAGAAGTTACTATTTTAGATATTAATTCTAAGGCGGTTGATGTAGCAAAAAAATTTACGCAAAATGGATTTACATGTCATGCAGTAATAGCTGATTTGGGTAATGATATTGATCGAGACAAGGCCTTTGAAGAAGCTGTACAAAAGTTAGGTGGTCATTTAGATATTTTGGTTAATGGTGCTGGGGTTCAACGTAGACATAAGAGCGAAGAATTTCCTATGGAAGATTGGGATTTTGTTATTAATGTTAATTTAAGAGCCGTGTTTGGACTTTGTAAGTTAGCTGGACAACAATTTATTAAACAAGAAGGCAAAGGTAAAATAATTAACATTGCATCCATGCTTTCATTCTTTGGCGGATACACTGTTCCAGCGTATGCGGCTTCCAAAGGTGGAGTTGCACAATTAATAAAGGCATTATGTAATGAATGGGCTGACAAAGGAATCAATGTTAATGCGTTAGCTCCAGGTTATATGGCAACTGAAATGAATACTGCGCTATTAGATCCCAAGAATCCTCGATACGAAACCATTACAAATAGAATACCTGCTAAGGCATGGGGCCAGCCGGAAGATATGAAAGGTCCAGTAGTTTGGCTAGCATCGGATGCATCCAATTATATCAATGGGGCGATTATTCCTGTTGATGGTGGATATTTAGTTAAATAA